Part of the Pirellulales bacterium genome is shown below.
GGCGAATCAGATTCACGGCCGTCAGTCCGATGACGACCGACAGCCCGGAGAGCAACAGCGTGAACAAAAGCGAGCGAATCCCGACGCGCCCCAGTCGGCGGACGTCGCCCAGGCCGAGTACGCCGAGCACCAGCGCCGAGAACACCAGGGGGACGACGACCGACAACACCAGTCGCAAGAACACCTTCCCCAACGGTTCGGCGACGTTGGCCGCAAACCATTCGAGTCGCGTCGGTTCGTCCGTCGCCGCCGCGGACTGGGCGTCCCAGGCATTCGCCGCGACGCCCAGCAAGGCGCCGACGACGAGGCCCAAGAGGATTTTCGTGTGCAGCGGCATGCCGCGACGTGGTGATGAGGTCGTGACTTCAGTCATGCGCGGCTCGACATCGGGCGGACAAAGACGCTCACGGTGCTCGATTGTGGCCGGGTTGGCCGGCTGACTCAACCGCGAGTTGTCCGGACATCCTTTGCGAGCGGCGCCACGAGGGGCTATCCTGCTGCCGCCACGAGCCCTGAGCAGTTGTCATGAGCGAGCCGCGCGAAGATCCCGTTGTTACGCAAGGACGTCGCGAGATGCTGTTCTCGCTGGTGATGACCTTTGCGGCGATGGGCTACTCGATCACCTACTGTGTGCGCCATGGGTACCGGCGTTCGATCGATGATTTGACGTTTGTGCTGGGCTTTCCCGATTGGGTGTTCTGGGGCATCGTCGTGCCTTGGCTCGTCTGCGTGGCCGTGGGCATCTGGATGGCGTTCTTTTTCATCGGCGATGCGCCGTTCGAGGACGGCGAAGTGATCGGCGACGAGAAGTCCGGCGAGGCGCCCCGGCAATGAACGATCCCCAGATGACCGGCGGCGTCGGTACCCTGGCAGCGCTGGGTGTCGTGATCCTGGCCTCGATCTGGCTGGGTGCCATGGCGCAACGGGCCGTCGAACGCGGCTCGTTTCTCAGCGGCTATTTTCTCGGCAACCGGGGGTTGGGGGCCTGGGCGATGGCGCTGACGGCCACCGTGCAAAGCGGGGGCACCTTCATGGGGTTCCCCTCGTTTGTCTATGCCCACGGCTGGATCGTCGCCCTGTGGATTGCCGGCTACATGATGGTGCCGATTACGGGCTTTGCGGTGATTGGCAAACGCATGGCCCAGCTCTCGCGCCGCAGCGGTGCGCTGACCGTCCCCGACCTGCTGCGCGAACGCTTCGCCAGCCCCATCGTGGGCCTGGCCGCGTCGCTGTTGATCATGCTGTTTCTCTCGTTCGTCATGATCGCCCAGTTCAAGGCGGGGGCGCTGGTGATGAAGCTCTCCTGGCCGGGTACGGGCGCCATGGCTCTGAACGAGGCCGAGGGCCAGATCGACTTGCCCTATTACATCGGGCTGGCCGTGTTCTCGCTGACCGTGATCGGCTACACGATGTTCGGCGGCTTCCTGGCTTCGGTCTGGACCGACCTGTTCCAGAGCGTGCTGATGGGGATCGGCGTGGTGATCTTGTTGGTGCTCGTCGTGCCGGCGGCCGGCGGGCTCGAACACGCGACGCGCGTGGCGGTCGAACATACCGGCCCGGAATACGCCTGCGGGCCTGGCTACGATCCACACCCGCAGGCCGGCGTCTCGCGGCAGTTTCTCACGCCGGGGTTGGCCATCTCGATGTTCTGTCTGTGGGTGTTCAGCGGGGTGGGCGCGCCGGCCGGCATCGTCCGTGTCATGGCGACCCGCGACACGCAAACCTTGCGGCGCAGCGTGTTCCTGTTGTCGCTGTACAACCTGCTGATCTACCTGCCGCTGATTGCGATTTGCATTTGCGCGCGGTCCGTCATGCCCGACTTGGCCAAGAGCGACGAAGTGATTCCGCGCATGGCGCTGTGGGCGACACGCGACTTGCCGGCCGGGTCGTTCGTGGCGGGCCTGATCCTGGCTGCGCCGTTTGGCGCCGTGATGGCCACGGTCAGCTCGTACCTCGTCGTGATCAGCTCGGGACTGGTACGCGACATCTATCAGCGATTCGTGCATCACGAGGCCAACGAAGAGACGATTCGCCGGCTGACCTATGCGACGATGATCGTCGTCGGCACGATTGCCATCGTGGCCAATATCCGCCCGGTCGAATACCTGCAAGCGATCGTCGTGTTCAGCGGCGGCGGCATGGGCGCGTCGTTCCTCGTGGCGGCGCTGATGGCCGCCTATTGGCGCCGCGCGACGGCCGCCGGCGTGTTGGCGGCCATGCTGGCCGGTGCCGGCAGCGTAATCGCGCTGACCGCCATGGGCTGGTTTCGCCCGGACCCCTTGATCGGCGCCGTGACCAAGTTTCGGCCGTACTTTTGGTGCGGCTTCGATCCGGTTGTCTGGGGATTGCTGTTCTCGCTGGCCGCGGGCGTCGTCGTGAGCATGCTGACCCGGCCCCCTGCGCCGGCACACGTGGCGCGGTTCTTCGATCGGCTCGATGCGCCTCCGTCTCCTGCTGCGAGCGACTTGTAATGCGCACCACTTCGGCTGAGGGCCCGGCGGCGAACGCGTTTGGCAAATGGATGGCCCTGCTGGCGGCGCTGTTGGGCTGGATGTTCGACGGTCTCGAAATGGGGCTGTTTCCGCTGGTCGCCAAGCCGGCGCTCGGTGAACTGCTCGGCGACGACAGTCCCGAACGCGTCGGTTTTTGGCTCAGCGGCGTGACCGCGGCCTTCTTGATCGGCGCGGCGACGGGCGGAGTCCTGTTCGGCTGGCTGGGTGATCGCTGGGGGCGTGTGCGGGCCATGATGGCCAGCGTGTTGGTCTACGCCTTGTTTACCGGGGCCTGTGCCTTCGCGCAGTCGCCCGAACAACTCGCGGCCATTCGCTTTGGAGCTGCCCTGGGGATGGGCGGCGAGTGGGCCCTGGGCGTGGCGCTGGTGATGGAAGTCTGGCAGGTGCAATCGCGCGGGCTCTTGGCCGGGTTGATCGGCGCCGCGGCGAACGTGGGCTACTTGTTGATCGCCTTCGTCGGCCTGCAACTGACGCCCGTGCTGGGCAGTCTGCACGACGGTCTGCTCGATCTGGGTGTCTCGACGGCCTGGGCCGAGACGCTGACGGCGCATTCCGGTTGGCGATTGCTGATGCTCATCGGCGCTACACCGGCGCTGCTGACCGCGTTCATCCGCGTGTTTGTGCCCGAATCGGAGCAGTGGCTGCGCGACCAGGGGCAGGGACTGGTTTCCCATTGGTCGTCGCGCGATTTACTGGCCGTGGGTTTGGGAGCGTTAGGTCCCGGCTTGATCGTCTATCTCTGGGCGACCGAACGAAGCCTGGTCGTACAGGTCGTGGGCATCGTGGTGGGACTGGCCGTGGCGCTGGCGGGCTATATGTACCCTGTCTTGCGATTCGTCCAGCGCGGCGATGCGGTCGGCAACGGCACGGCCATCGCCCGAGAGACGATCACGCGGATGCTGATCGGGGCGCTGTTGGCGAGCATCGCGCTGCTGGGCACTTGGGGCGCCATTCAATTCGCCCCATCGTGGGCCGCGCAGTTGACGGCCGATCAAGATACGCAGGCGCAAGGGGCAGCGCGGGCCTGGACGCAGATCTGGTCGAGTTGCGGCGCCGTGGTGGGCACGATCTTGGGGGCCCTGGCGGGCGACTGGCTGGGCCGGCGGCGCACCTACTCGCTGCTGTGCGCCCTGTCGCTGGTGGCGAGCCTGACGTTCTACCAATTCAACGACGCGTACACGTCGCGCTTCTTGGGCATGATGTTCCTGGCCGGGATGTGCACGGCGTCGTTCTACGGCTGGTTGCCGCTGTACCTGCCCGAGTTGTTCCGCACGCGCGTGCGCGCCACGGGGCAAGGTTTTTGCTTCAACTTTGGCCGCATCATCGCCGCGGTCGGGGCGCTGCAGACCGGTTCGCTGATGGGCAAACAGTGGTCCTATTCCGATGCCTGTTCGGCCATCAGCCTGATTTACGTCGTGGGCATGTTTGTCGTCTGGCTGGCACCCGAAACCCACGGCCGACCGCTGCCGGATTGACGTCGCGGATCGTCCTTTTCACTGGCGCAGTCGCCGCGGCCTGTGAGCGTTTAGAAGACCCGCTCGAGGAACTGACGCGTGCGCTCGGTTTGCGGGTGATCGAGCACTTCGCCGGGCGGGCCGGCTTCGATGATCTGACCGCCCGCCAGCACCACGACCCGGTCGGCCGCGCGGCGGGCAAACCCGATCTCATGAGTCACCATCAGCAGCGAGATTCCCTGCTCGCGCAACGCCAGCAGTACGTCGAGCACTTCGCCTTTAAGCTCCGGATCGAGGCTGCTGGTGATCTCGTCGCACAGCAGTCCTTGGGGCTGCATGGCCAAGGCCCGGGCGATGGCGACACGCTGTTTCTGCCCGCCCGAAAGCTGCGCCGGATAGGCCGTGGCCCGATCGGCCAGACCCACGCGCTCCAAGAGCGCCAGCCCGCGCTCGCGGGCCGCGCGCGCGTCGAGGCCGAGCACATAGCGCGGGGCGGCGGTCACGTTGTCCAGCGCCGTCAGATGGGGAAACAACTGGAAGTCCTGAAAGATCATGCCCACCAGCAGCCGCGCCGCCCGGACTGCGTCGGACGGGGGCTCCTTGCCCGCGGTAAACACGTGCGGGCCGACTTCGATGCTGCCGGCGTCGAAACGGTGCAGCGCCGTGATGCAGCGCAGGAGAGTCGACTTGCCGCCGCCGCTGGGCCCTATGATGGTGACCGTCTCGCCGCGCGCCACGTCGAGCGAGACGCCGTCGAGAATCGAGCGCGAACCATAACGCTTGGCCACCTCGCACAAGCGCAGCAGCGGCTGCCGGTCATCGGGCTGCGCAGGTGTGGGCGTCATGCGTTGCCTCCGTGCCAGCGCTGCTCCAAGTAGCGCGACAGGTACCCCAACGGAATCGACATGGCCAGATAGAGCGCGGCCGTCAGCAACCCCAGCTCGACGAACTTCAAGCTGCTCCGCGCCAGGATCAGGTACTCCTTGGTCAGTTCGTGCACGGCAATCACGCTGACCAGGCTCGTTTCCTTGAACAGCGCGACGAAATCGTTGGTCATCGGGCCTGCGGCCATGCGCATGGCCTGCGGCAAGATCACGCGAAAGAACACGGTCGTGTCGGCCATTCCCAGCGAACGGCCCGCCTCCCATTGGCCGCGCGGGACGTTCAGCAGCGAGGTGCGATAGATCTGGGCCTCGTAGGCTGCATAGTTCATGCCGAGCCCCAGAATGGCGGTCGCCACGGCCGGCAGTTGCAAACCGTAGCTTGCCAGTCCGAAGTAGAGAAAGAACAGCAGCATCAGCAGCGGGATGCCGCGGAAGATCTCGACATAGGCCAGCGCCAGTCCGCGCACGATCTTGGGGCCATAGAGCCCCGCGGAACACACGAGCAACCCCAGCAACATGGCAAACGCCATACTCGCCGCGCTCAACAACACGGTCATGCCGGCCGCGCTGATCAGCGTCGGCGCATAATCGCGAAAGGTCCAACTCTGCGCCGAAGCGGCGATGATGTTGATGTCGACCGGCGGTGGCGCGGTGTCCGGCGCCGGACCCAGAGCGAGCGTCTGCGGATCGAAGCCCAATCCGGCCAGTTCCGCTGCGCGCTGCGGCGGCGCGGCGAGGCCGGCTTGGGCCGCGTTGAGGAGATGCCAGCGGCGATAGATCTCGGCCAGCCGGCCGGAGGTCATCAACGCCGAGAGTTCGTCGTCGATCGCGTCGGTCAGCCCGCTGTCGTCCTGGCGGAAGGCCAACCCGTAATGGCCCGGCTCGCCCACGGTGCCGGCCGAACGAAGCTTGGGATTGGTATACGCATAGTAGGCCGTGATCGGCGTGTCGAGCACGACGGCGTCGACGCGCCCCAGCTCCAGGTCGAGAAACGGTTCGACCTGTCCGTCGAACGAGGTGATCTGGCGCACGCCCGCGCGCGTCAGCAATCGCTCGGCCGCGGTGCCTGCCATCGTGCCGACCGGCGACTGGCGACAATCGTCGAGCGTGCGAATGCGCCGCTCGTCGGCACGCACGATCAGCTCTTCCTGATACACGTAATAGGGGCGCGAAAAGCGCACCGCGGCACGGGCTTCGGGCGTGATCTCCAGGCCGCTGGCGATCAGGTCGAAATCGCCCTTCTGTAGCCCGGGGATGAGGCTGACCCATTCGTATTGCACGAATTGGGCGTGCACGGCGCGGCCGATGCGCTGCGAGAGCCGTTCGGCCAGGGCTTCGACCAGCTCGACCTCGAAGCCGATGACGCGATCGGGTCGCTCGGGATCGCGGACCTGGAAGGGAGCGCCGCCTTCGGCGTCGCCGCCC
Proteins encoded:
- a CDS encoding YhdT family protein: MSEPREDPVVTQGRREMLFSLVMTFAAMGYSITYCVRHGYRRSIDDLTFVLGFPDWVFWGIVVPWLVCVAVGIWMAFFFIGDAPFEDGEVIGDEKSGEAPRQ
- a CDS encoding sodium:solute symporter, with the protein product MNDPQMTGGVGTLAALGVVILASIWLGAMAQRAVERGSFLSGYFLGNRGLGAWAMALTATVQSGGTFMGFPSFVYAHGWIVALWIAGYMMVPITGFAVIGKRMAQLSRRSGALTVPDLLRERFASPIVGLAASLLIMLFLSFVMIAQFKAGALVMKLSWPGTGAMALNEAEGQIDLPYYIGLAVFSLTVIGYTMFGGFLASVWTDLFQSVLMGIGVVILLVLVVPAAGGLEHATRVAVEHTGPEYACGPGYDPHPQAGVSRQFLTPGLAISMFCLWVFSGVGAPAGIVRVMATRDTQTLRRSVFLLSLYNLLIYLPLIAICICARSVMPDLAKSDEVIPRMALWATRDLPAGSFVAGLILAAPFGAVMATVSSYLVVISSGLVRDIYQRFVHHEANEETIRRLTYATMIVVGTIAIVANIRPVEYLQAIVVFSGGGMGASFLVAALMAAYWRRATAAGVLAAMLAGAGSVIALTAMGWFRPDPLIGAVTKFRPYFWCGFDPVVWGLLFSLAAGVVVSMLTRPPAPAHVARFFDRLDAPPSPAASDL
- a CDS encoding MFS transporter, whose product is MRTTSAEGPAANAFGKWMALLAALLGWMFDGLEMGLFPLVAKPALGELLGDDSPERVGFWLSGVTAAFLIGAATGGVLFGWLGDRWGRVRAMMASVLVYALFTGACAFAQSPEQLAAIRFGAALGMGGEWALGVALVMEVWQVQSRGLLAGLIGAAANVGYLLIAFVGLQLTPVLGSLHDGLLDLGVSTAWAETLTAHSGWRLLMLIGATPALLTAFIRVFVPESEQWLRDQGQGLVSHWSSRDLLAVGLGALGPGLIVYLWATERSLVVQVVGIVVGLAVALAGYMYPVLRFVQRGDAVGNGTAIARETITRMLIGALLASIALLGTWGAIQFAPSWAAQLTADQDTQAQGAARAWTQIWSSCGAVVGTILGALAGDWLGRRRTYSLLCALSLVASLTFYQFNDAYTSRFLGMMFLAGMCTASFYGWLPLYLPELFRTRVRATGQGFCFNFGRIIAAVGALQTGSLMGKQWSYSDACSAISLIYVVGMFVVWLAPETHGRPLPD
- a CDS encoding amino acid ABC transporter ATP-binding protein; translated protein: MTPTPAQPDDRQPLLRLCEVAKRYGSRSILDGVSLDVARGETVTIIGPSGGGKSTLLRCITALHRFDAGSIEVGPHVFTAGKEPPSDAVRAARLLVGMIFQDFQLFPHLTALDNVTAAPRYVLGLDARAARERGLALLERVGLADRATAYPAQLSGGQKQRVAIARALAMQPQGLLCDEITSSLDPELKGEVLDVLLALREQGISLLMVTHEIGFARRAADRVVVLAGGQIIEAGPPGEVLDHPQTERTRQFLERVF
- a CDS encoding ABC transporter substrate-binding protein/permease — its product is MKHLVWPLICVLLAVLPARARAQPQIAPLADRLSHGTLRWGGDAEGGAPFQVRDPERPDRVIGFEVELVEALAERLSQRIGRAVHAQFVQYEWVSLIPGLQKGDFDLIASGLEITPEARAAVRFSRPYYVYQEELIVRADERRIRTLDDCRQSPVGTMAGTAAERLLTRAGVRQITSFDGQVEPFLDLELGRVDAVVLDTPITAYYAYTNPKLRSAGTVGEPGHYGLAFRQDDSGLTDAIDDELSALMTSGRLAEIYRRWHLLNAAQAGLAAPPQRAAELAGLGFDPQTLALGPAPDTAPPPVDINIIAASAQSWTFRDYAPTLISAAGMTVLLSAASMAFAMLLGLLVCSAGLYGPKIVRGLALAYVEIFRGIPLLMLLFFLYFGLASYGLQLPAVATAILGLGMNYAAYEAQIYRTSLLNVPRGQWEAGRSLGMADTTVFFRVILPQAMRMAAGPMTNDFVALFKETSLVSVIAVHELTKEYLILARSSLKFVELGLLTAALYLAMSIPLGYLSRYLEQRWHGGNA